A single Anopheles maculipalpis chromosome 3RL, idAnoMacuDA_375_x, whole genome shotgun sequence DNA region contains:
- the LOC126561275 gene encoding zinc finger FYVE domain-containing protein 26 homolog, which yields MENFNEYWELFVDKKDSIAKEIIAYYKTLDDHEDGTELSEQCRRFFRKNMIQNPYPTCQLLKLLAMSKIATKNSVIHEVATAAVLEVFEQQEHIDPDKCYNVLANSLMPARATNRLKMCIFKALEKKTLDLELVMLAIFSRKSVKFIVHLLPELVAPLHQQQTWDAFDRKQHFFIEMLKNGAFSHYVHQANYIRFVEQAWLASSSGTGTFSSTADELACLSSLDKSYLTAYLLELQRCNMIQKTLQFDEALLPPKDFPQHATVLGMMLRAKVDLNETDFAKLVTVIRTNRVLNEQIMAMSNEASELRNSELMALFQIHAIFMLCKAIEASNGSPESALIATNNLDTQLKCLCKEMDMETFMQTTESLFTMLFVRGELLYTEPNVPERKNFLCSVTLLATLTSSMKSIMIARKHSASYHEASDKLKQRFQTLFDLVTDVCWRLSLFDEHTGSESTSLDPVCVRQMHLIDMSPVPTTLTHMVENYGESASSGSAKLFRSVESIAAMDIIGNSQRHRYGYYGTLPKHKSSRRQARHPLMATASSNSGGSNKDLQRQGSLSVDTKTDDRNGAGMENLTGGSTRSVFGSKKNFTKLFATPETLAVMCLTNSKISFAKQIIDTHNLQDRPVGKLVERIGQIQNLKNDLTTLIKKSERKQEATLGFGETQSSDSNSDVLLDDIRLKTAKGFKISKVLSTLETYLKSQTACTDDDVLAPMDRYVSRYPFLGILTGKNLQLSQIVDIIFNLPFNYELNLAIYNFVLKNSHHTTNLVSSVMSTSVAGHGGETLQPLVGNYVSFFGTIIDTLQISHKTVRTRGSITDFNLTIAELLSREVCPLDTMENGVVWKRRASFYDTVERCDELEFVEDLERICATVKGGGAASFAKVKQYLEHLTKLLLSLQLKSNDEAGCTCHGDLTKVRNLIQTDVQKLMLERLFEKRVSFSAMDAMCGMLGVNLVQTLGKKILGPKDEPIEPVLRNVDGLWEFIASKSELLRQLCTFEMDSFQTAGHSSQIGSLKSPIYNYSKLVRATTSQLKDLPIGCSSHVRPFNSMVPQIELFPLECIRPCCMLEKKEGKYYAKVESIMLIEEPSMEQKAIALLANVDKFPEANEWISASEHLLTTMPKNVDEKQVGILPATRHQLQQKANELRTYLQICKILQLPTDGESRTGDGWQRAQSFSAANKSTILYQLIDQGEYRVCAEWIKLHPIDAEKELEMFMYAVHKLSTASATLSIVPTDPQHGDDVPIAWLFRIIETMPIVSVVKLYETIILNIRSVPVVRYMLDYLQRYTKTKPLYQKYQLSLKIFEHLSREEYHGLWNLASRPLLIIEQCLMNSRLELLSTVIRSIRDLLVTDVCTHCYEHREYIRDLRDAVQSGTGQQPAPPLLRRYPVHDGLFISHECVDCLLRVYAGKALEYKVFPDITPSGDALNDDSVQVLGPVSRVSSYDSLSEVGQPFVMPKEIPSRDRWVKDEEALHCMCCRRTFSMLNRRHHCRRCGRVVCHSCSKKKMRLQSFYEDVAVRVCDDCWRNLMGTQSKDLQQIEQGTPVTSGTHSRSSDSSSQFEWQLTGNERYDNVIRDEYSYEYAPSTSQCLAICNLHTPNEEMASFLLYHCAKLEALLRPLHPGIPNPEIDYALVARMLLNLTLGVKVRGGGAEVEKMKEHAEIILSIVHDNCESLLLHTPSMTNHGSLRKLRDALVKAEKWTLALELSLKCGFSLNGVMAAWGMACLRAGCYETAREKFSHSLPRVASEAECEAVLRMIEMPALVSNNAFKAPVVKRPTRCPALLNEILYALSCTARLGAPSERVIARVNAARQVTAGTVAASHEPALNILSTLANLRNICQGEFEGDIPGPNAERMARNDNVSIMCSRLFEESMHYLLAYGSHQSVVQFLMRYQQTEVAALRYILAQRVEPDVFLQTVLLPYLQRGELETVVQRLSDIDDTLLEWREHIRYVCRYLETNDMLNSLYNLQLLLKDPIRASMTCVRFYTMGCRTFTELHASEHHLKTSVSHLQNELELCNWQEVRLNSIGRAIETHHSLLMKLDPKELNNHINTILLQLEVTKFLATCEAKGRHTIALLPKIFRDTSHLPTLFGSSHERLQLAILTLVCGQNVEEAFGLSYRIIQDYNLDMQRVYALTAKYFINHGKIEDVGKLLDVIVSNESSTGATDQPAVSAICDEIVRVSVDVAINRHGTGVHTKVALETLINRASSVAVRIHCYIVSGQLKAAYLLANRHQRTGDIRKILRQAELLGQMHVKRLCEARLTHQETGS from the exons ATGGAAAACTTTAACGAGTACTGGGAACTGTTTGTTGATAAAAAAGATTCAATAGCCAAA GAAATTATTGCGTACTACAAAACACTGGATGACCATGAAGATGGAACCGAACTATCCGAGCAATGTCGGCGATTTTTCCGCAAAAATATGATCCAAAACCCATACCCAACCTGTCAGCTTCTGAAACTGTTGGCCATGTCGAAAATCGCGACTAAAAACTCCGTTATTCACGAAGTTGCAACAGCAGCTGTGCTGGAAGTGTTCGAGCAACAGGAGCATATTGATCCCGACAAGTGCTATAACGTTCTAGCGAATAGTTTGATGCCAGCTAGAGCAACCAATCGCTTAAAAATGTGCATTTTCAAAGCGttggagaagaaaacattGGATCTCGAGTTGGTGATGCTAGCGATATTTTCAAGGAAAAGTGTTAAATTCATCGTTCACCTGCTTCCAGAGTTGGTGGCACCTCTACACCAGCAACAGACATGGGACGCGTTCGATAGAAAGCAACACTTCTTCATCgaaatgcttaaaaatggtGCATTTTCACATTATGTGCATCAAGCCAATTACATACGCTTTGTTGAACAGGCTTGGTTGGCAAGTAGCAGCGGAACTGGTACCTTTTCATCCACTGCAGACGAGCTGGCCTGTTTGTCTAGCCTAGATAAATCGTATCTTACAGCTTATCTGCTGGAACTACAGCGTTGCAACATGATACAAAAAACTCTTCAATTCGACGAAGCTCTACTACCGCCGAAAGATTTTCCCCAACATGCAACAGTGCTGGGTATGATGCTGCGTGCCAAAGTGGATTTAAATGAGACTGATTTTGCGAAGTTGGTCACCGTGATAAGAACGAATCGAGTGTTAAACGAGCAGATAATGGCCATGAGTAATGAAGCGTCTGAACTGAGAAACTCGGAACTAATGGCGTTGTTTCAAATACACGCAATATTCATGCTGTGCAAAGCAATAGAAGCATCCAACGGTTCGCCGGAAAGCGCTCTTATCGCTACAAACAATCTCGACACACAACTAAAATGCCTTTGTAAAGAGATGGACATGGAAACGTTCATGCAAACAACAGAATCGCTCTTTACGATGCTGTTTGTGCGTGGAGAATTACTTTACACCGAACCAAACGTGCCAGAACGGAAGAATTTTTTGTGCAGCGTAACCCTGCTAGCCACGCTAACGTCCAGCATGAAATCTATCATGATAGCGAGGAAGCATTCAGCTTCGTACCACGAGGCAAGCGACAAGCTGAAGCAACGCTTCCAAACGCTCTTCGATCTTGTCACTGATGTATGCTGGCGCTTATCACTGTTTGATGAGCATACGGGATCGGAAAGCACCTCACTTGACCCGGTATGCGTTCGTCAAATGCATCTCATCGATATGTCACCCGTGCCGACAACGTTGACGCATATGGTCGAAAATTACGGCGAATCGGCTTCGTCCGGTAGCGCCAAACTGTTCCGCAGCGTTGAATCTATCGCGGCAATGGACATTATTGGCAATAGCCAACGGCATCGGTACGGTTATTATGGTACGCTACCAAAGCATAAATCCTCCCGACGGCAAGCCCGACATCCGCTAATGGCCACCGCATCGAGCAATTCGGGAGGAAGCAATAAAGATCTACAGCGGCAAGGATCACTATCGGTCGATACGAAAACCGACGATCGTAATGGTGCGGGCATGGAAAATCTTACCGGTGGCAGTACACGGAGCGTTTTtggaagcaagaaaaatttcactaaactGTTTGCAACGCCCGAAACGCTAGCGGTGATGTGTCTTACGAATAGCAAGATAAGCTTTGCGAAACAAATCATCGATACGCATAATCTGCAGGATCGGCCCGTCGGCAAGCTCGTGGAACGAATTGGACAAATACAGAATCTCAAGAATGATTTAACCACGCTGATAAAGAAAAGCGAACGGAAGCAAGAAGCGACCTTGGGGTTCGGTGAAACCCAATCGAGCGACAGTAATAGCGATGTTTTGCTGGACGATATTCGGCTCAAAACAGCAAAGGGCTTTAAAATATCCAAAGTGTTGAGTACGCTGGAAACATATCTAAAGTCACAAACGGCCTGCACAGATGACGATGTGCTTGCACCGATGGATCGATACGTATCGCGGTACCCTTTCCTTGGTATTCTCACCGGAAAAAATCTACAGCTTAGTCAAATCGTCGATATCATCTTTAACTTGCCGTTTAATTATGAGCTAAATCTCGCTATTTACAATTTCGTGTTAAAAAATTCACATCACACAACGAATCTAGTCTCGAGTGTAATGTCCACCAGCGTGGCCGGTCATGGTGGGGAAACATTACAACCGTTGGTCGGGAATTACGTTTCCTTTTTCGGTACAATCATCGACACGCTTCAGATATCGCACAAGACGGTGCGGACGCGAGGAAGTATCACCGACTTTAATCTTACCATAGCAGAGCTGCTGTCACGGGAGGTGTGTCCACTGGACACGATGGAAAACGGAGTAGTTTGGAAAAGGCGGGCAAGCTTCTACGATACAGTAGAGCGTTGCGATGAGCTGGAGTTTGTAGAGGATCTGGAACGAATCTGTGCTACGGTCAAGGGTGGTGGGGCAGCATCGTTTGCGAAGGTGAAACAATATTTGGAACATTTGACAAAGTTACTGCTATCGTTGCAATTGAAATCCAACGACGAAGCCGGTTGCACTTGCCATGGAGATCTGACCAAAGTAAGAAACCTTATTCAAACGGACGTACAAAAGCTCATGTTGGAACGCTTGTTTGAAAAGCGTGTATCATTTAGCGCCATGGATGCCATGTGTGGTATGTTGGGTGTCAATCTTGTGCAAACGTTAGGGAAAAAAATTCTTGGACCGAAAGACGAACCTATCGAACCTGTTTTGCGGAATGTGGACGGCTTATGGGAATTTATCGCAAGCAAAAGTGAACTCTTGCGCCAGTTATGTACGTTTGAAATGGACAGTTTCCAGACAGCGGGTCATTCCTCTCAAATCGGCAGTTTAAAATCTCCAATCTATAACTACAGTAAACTGGTCCGCGCTACTACTAGCCAGTTGAAAGATTTACCAATCGGATGTAGCTCCCATGTTCGGCCTTTCAATTCAATGGTTCCCCAAATAGAGCTCTTCCCGTTGGAATGCATCCGACCGTGCTGTATGCTagagaaaaaggaaggaaaatactACGCCAAAGTAGAATCCATTATGCTAATAGAAGAACCTTCGATGGAACAGAAGGCCATCGCTTTACTCGCAAATGTTGATAAATTCCCGGAAGCAAACGAGTGGATAAGCGCATCCGAGCATCTCCTGACAACCATGCCGAAAAATGTTGACGAGAAACAGGTTGGAATTTTGCCAGCAACACGCCATCAATTGCAGCAAAAGGCAAACGAACTTAGGACGTACCTACAGATCTGCAAAATTCTTCAACTTCCAACCGATGGCGAATCCCGCACTGGAGATGGTTGGCAGCGAGCGCAGTCATTTTCTGCAGCAAATAAAAGTACCATCCTGTATCAACTGATTGATCAGGGCGAGTATCGGGTGTGTGCGGAATGGATTAAGCTGCACCCGATTGATGCGGAGAAGGAACTAGAGATGTTCATGTACGCCGTCCACAAGTTGTCAACAGCATCCGCCACCCTATCGATCGTTCCAACGGATCCTCAGCACGGCGACGACGTACCCATTGCTTGGCTATTTCGAATCATTGAAACAATGCCGATCGTATCCGTAGTGAAACTGTACGAAACGATAATACTCAACATTAGAAGCGTTCCGGTGGTACGTTACATGCTGGACTACTTGCAGCGTTACACCAAGACGAAACCGCTGTATCAAAAGTATCAGCTGtctttgaaaattttcgaACATTTGTCACGCGAGGAGTACCATGGACTGTGGAATCTGGCCAGCCGACCGTTACTAATCATTGAACAGTGTCTGATGAACTCGCGCCTCGAGCTACTGTCCACGGTGATACGATCGATCAGAGACCTGCTAGTGACCGATGTCTGTACACACTGTTACGAGCACAGGGAGTACATTCGAGATCTGCGGGACGCTGTGCAGAGTGGTACGGGTCAGCAACCGGCACCACCGTTATTACGTCGCTATCCCGTTCACGATGGACTTTTCATCAGTCACGAATGTGTGGACTGTCTGTTGCGCGTGTATGCCGGCAAAGCACTGGAGTACAAAGTGTTCCCGGACATTACACCATCCGGGGACGCATTGAATGACGATTCGGTACAAGTGCTGGGACCGGTGAGTCGTGTATCGAGTTACGATTCTCTCAGCGAAGTCGGTCAACCGTTTGTAATGCCGAAAGAAATACCTTCCCGCGATCGTTGGGTGAAGGACGAGGAAGCTCTGCATTGTATGTGCTGTCGTAGAACGTTTTCGATGCTTAACCGTCGACACCACTGCCGCCGGTGTGGTCGAGTTGTGTGCCATTCCTGTTCCAAAAAAAAGATGCGCCTACAAAGCTTTTACGAGGATGTTGCCGTACGAGTTTGTGACGATTGTTGGCGTAATTTGATGGGAACACAATCGAAAGACTTGCAGCAGATAGAACAGGGAACACCGGTAACGAGTGGGACACACTCGCGGAGCTCCGATTCTAGCAGTCAGTTCGAGTGGCAGCTAACGGGCAACGAGCGGTACGATAACGTTATCCGCGATGAGTACAGCTACGAGTATGCTCCGTCCACGAGCCAGTGTCTGGCCATCTGTAACTTGCACACACCGAATGAAGAGATGGCCAGCTTTCTACTTTATCACTGTGCCAAACTGGAAGCTCTGTTGCGTCCGCTGCATCCCGGGATTCCGAATCCCGAGATCGATTACGCTCTTGTAGCTCGTATGTTGCTGAACTTAACGCTTGGCGTAAAAGTGCGCGGTGGTGGTGCCGAGGTGGAGAAGATGAAGGAACATGCGGAAATTATTCTTTCGATCGTGCACGACAACTGTGaatcgctgctgctgcacacacCGTCAATGACCAACCATGGCAGCTTGCGTAAACTGCGGGATGCACTCGTTAAGGCAGAAAAGTGGACGCTCGCATTGGAACTGTCGCTCAAGTGTGGGTTTTCGTTGAACGGTGTAATGGCAGCCTGGGGAATGGCATGTCTGCGTGCCGGATGCTATGAAACAGCACGAGAAAAATTCTCACACTCTCTGCCGCGTGTTGCGTCCGAGGCCGAATGTGAAGCGGTGCTGCGTATGATCGAGATGCCAGCGTTGGTCAGCAATAACGCGTTTAAAGCCCCAGTCGTCAAACGCCCCACCAGATGTCCTGCGCTTTTGAACGAAATATTGTACGCTTTATCGTGCACAGCCCGGCTGGGCGCACCGTCCGAGCGTGTGATCGCTAGAGTAAATGCGGCACGACAGGTTACGGCTGGCACTGTTGCAGCATCGCACGAGCCGGCACTCAACATTCTCAGTACACTTGCTAACCTGCGCAACATCTGCCAAGGTGAGTTTGAGGGCGATATACCTGGCCCGAATGCGGAACGGATGGCGCGGAACGATAATGTGTCCATCATGTGTAGTCGACTGTTTGAGGAATCCATGCACTATCTGTTGGCATACGGTTCGCATCAAAGTGTAGTCCAGTTTCTGATGCGCTATCAACAAACGGAAGTGGCCGCCCTACGGTACATACTTGCACAACGCGTAGAGCCGGATGTGTTCTTGCAAACGGTTCTGTTGCCCTATCTGCAGCGTGGCGAGCTGGAAACGGTTGTACAGCGTTTGTCCGACATCGATGACACGCTGCTCGAGTGGCGTGAGCACATTCGATACGTTTGCCGGTATCTCGAGACAAACGATATGCTGAACAGCCTGTACAACTTGCAGCTATTACTGAAGGATCCGATACGAGCAAGCATGACCTGTGTGCGGTTCTACACGATGGGTTGTAGGACGTTTACCGAACTACATGCATCAGAGCATCATCTCAAAACTAGTGTTTCCCATTTGCAG AACGAACTAGAGCTATGCAACTGGCAAGAAGTACGCCTTAACAGCATTGGTCGAGCCATTGAAACACACCATTCGCTGCTGATGAAACTGGATCCGAAAGAGTTGAACAATCACATCAACACCATTCTGCTACAACTCGAAGTCACCAAATTTCTGGCCACTTGTGAAGCGAAAGGACGCCATACGATCGCATTGTTACCAAAG ATTTTTAGAGATACGTCCCACCTGCCAACCCTGTTTGGCTCGAGCCACGAACGGCTGCAGCTCGCAATACTGACATTAGTTTGTGGACAAAATGTGGAGGAGGCCTTCGGTCTTTCATACAG AATCATCCAAGACTACAATCTCGATATGCAGCGCGTGTATGCGCTGACGGCAAAGTATTTTATCAACCATGGAAAAATTGAAGACGTCGGCAAACTGCTGGACGTGATCGTCAGCAACGAGAGCAGCACGGGAGCAACCGATCAACCAGCGGTATCAGCCATCTGCGATGAAATTGTGCGAGTTTCCGTGGATGTGGCCATTAATCGACATGGAACCGGTGTCCACACGAAAGTCGCACTGGAAACCTTGATAAACCGGGCAAGTTCTGTAGCGGTACGTATTCATTGTTACATTGTGTCCGGACAGTTGAAGGCAGCGTACTTGCTAGCAAACCGTCATCAGCGGACGGGTGATATTCGGAAAATATTACGCCAAGCTGAACTACTCGGTCAGATGCATGTGAAGCGTTTGTGTGAGGCACGTCTTACCCATCAGGAGACTGGTTCATAA